Proteins encoded in a region of the Elaeis guineensis isolate ETL-2024a chromosome 7, EG11, whole genome shotgun sequence genome:
- the LOC105049313 gene encoding uncharacterized protein isoform X1 has translation MSDSREESPDWLRAFQAPSQAFFTLSSASESSPEGSPTRSDHTRKEPKKPPEDSILIDSGEESPVIKTKKQKTVRTKPNQKLKEDTLDVQDDGPVEEDIREKPSGPTISSRLPLVFPDKVQRSKALVECDGDSIDLSGDVGAVGRIVISNGPAGNEDMLLDLKGTLYKSMIVPSRTFCIVSVGQSEAKIEAIMNDFIQLEPQSNVFEAETMIEGTLDGFSFDSEEEADKLPKSSVHQSDQKNGKGDQPDAKTKIEKSSGTAHKKAKSTARPSKKAAKKSQVVKKTKRKK, from the exons ATGAGCGACTCTCGCGAAGAATCTCCCGACTGGCTTCGAGCTTTTCAG GCACCAAGTCAGGCTTTCTTTACACTATCTTCGGCATCTGAGTCTTCCCCAGAAGGTAGCCCAACAAGGTCTGATCATACCCGCAAAGAACCAAAGAAACCTCCAGAGGATTCGATTCTAATAGACAGTGGAGAAGAAAGTCCGGTCATCAAGACCAAAAAACAAAAGACTGTCAGAACTAAACCTAATCAAAAACTAAAAGAAG ACACCTTGGATGTGCAAGATGATGGACCGGTGGAggaagatatcagagagaaaccTTCTGGACCTACT ATCTCGTCAAGGTTGCCTCTGGTGTTCCCAGACAAAGTTCAACGTTCAAAG GCACTGGTTGAATGTGATGGGGATTCCATAGACCTAAGTGGAGATGTGGGTGCTGTTGGGCGAATAGTAATATCAAATGGTCCTGCTGGAAACGAGGATATGCTCTTAGACCTAAAAG GGACCTTATATAAATCAATGATAGTTCCTTCAAGGACGTTTTGCATC GTTAGTGTTGGACAATCAGAAGCAAAG ATAGAAGCTATCATGAACGATTTTATCCAATTGGAGCCTCAGTCTAATGTGTTTGAAGCTGAAACAATGATTGAAG GAACACTTGATGGATTTTCGTTTGATTCGGAAGAGGAGGCAGATAAATTGCCTAAATCTTCTGTTCATCAAAGCGATCAAAAAAATGGAAAAGGAGACCAACCAGATGCGAAGACCAAAATCGAGAAGTCATCG GGTACGGCACATAAGAAGGCAAAAAGTACTGCAAGGCCATCCAAGAAAGCAGCAAAGAAGTCTCAAGTAgtaaagaaaacaaaaaggaaGAAATGA
- the LOC105049313 gene encoding uncharacterized protein isoform X3, with translation MSDSREESPDWLRAFQAPSQAFFTLSSASESSPEGSPTRSDHTRKEPKKPPEDSILIDSGEESPVIKTKKQKTVRTKPNQKLKEDTLDVQDDGPVEEDIREKPSGPTISSRLPLVFPDKVQRSKALVECDGDSIDLSGDVGAVGRIVISNGPAGNEDMLLDLKGTLYKSMIVPSRTFCIVSVGQSEAKEHLMDFRLIRKRRQINCLNLLFIKAIKKMEKETNQMRRPKSRSHRVRHIRRQKVLQGHPRKQQRSLK, from the exons ATGAGCGACTCTCGCGAAGAATCTCCCGACTGGCTTCGAGCTTTTCAG GCACCAAGTCAGGCTTTCTTTACACTATCTTCGGCATCTGAGTCTTCCCCAGAAGGTAGCCCAACAAGGTCTGATCATACCCGCAAAGAACCAAAGAAACCTCCAGAGGATTCGATTCTAATAGACAGTGGAGAAGAAAGTCCGGTCATCAAGACCAAAAAACAAAAGACTGTCAGAACTAAACCTAATCAAAAACTAAAAGAAG ACACCTTGGATGTGCAAGATGATGGACCGGTGGAggaagatatcagagagaaaccTTCTGGACCTACT ATCTCGTCAAGGTTGCCTCTGGTGTTCCCAGACAAAGTTCAACGTTCAAAG GCACTGGTTGAATGTGATGGGGATTCCATAGACCTAAGTGGAGATGTGGGTGCTGTTGGGCGAATAGTAATATCAAATGGTCCTGCTGGAAACGAGGATATGCTCTTAGACCTAAAAG GGACCTTATATAAATCAATGATAGTTCCTTCAAGGACGTTTTGCATC GTTAGTGTTGGACAATCAGAAGCAAAG GAACACTTGATGGATTTTCGTTTGATTCGGAAGAGGAGGCAGATAAATTGCCTAAATCTTCTGTTCATCAAAGCGATCAAAAAAATGGAAAAGGAGACCAACCAGATGCGAAGACCAAAATCGAGAAGTCATCG GGTACGGCACATAAGAAGGCAAAAAGTACTGCAAGGCCATCCAAGAAAGCAGCAAAGAAGTCTCAAGTAg
- the LOC105049313 gene encoding uncharacterized protein isoform X2 gives MSDSREESPDWLRAFQAPSQAFFTLSSASESSPEGSPTRSDHTRKEPKKPPEDSILIDSGEESPVIKTKKQKTVRTKPNQKLKEDTLDVQDDGPVEEDIREKPSGPTISSRLPLVFPDKVQRSKALVECDGDSIDLSGDVGAVGRIVISNGPAGNEDMLLDLKGTLYKSMIVPSRTFCIIEAIMNDFIQLEPQSNVFEAETMIEGTLDGFSFDSEEEADKLPKSSVHQSDQKNGKGDQPDAKTKIEKSSGTAHKKAKSTARPSKKAAKKSQVVKKTKRKK, from the exons ATGAGCGACTCTCGCGAAGAATCTCCCGACTGGCTTCGAGCTTTTCAG GCACCAAGTCAGGCTTTCTTTACACTATCTTCGGCATCTGAGTCTTCCCCAGAAGGTAGCCCAACAAGGTCTGATCATACCCGCAAAGAACCAAAGAAACCTCCAGAGGATTCGATTCTAATAGACAGTGGAGAAGAAAGTCCGGTCATCAAGACCAAAAAACAAAAGACTGTCAGAACTAAACCTAATCAAAAACTAAAAGAAG ACACCTTGGATGTGCAAGATGATGGACCGGTGGAggaagatatcagagagaaaccTTCTGGACCTACT ATCTCGTCAAGGTTGCCTCTGGTGTTCCCAGACAAAGTTCAACGTTCAAAG GCACTGGTTGAATGTGATGGGGATTCCATAGACCTAAGTGGAGATGTGGGTGCTGTTGGGCGAATAGTAATATCAAATGGTCCTGCTGGAAACGAGGATATGCTCTTAGACCTAAAAG GGACCTTATATAAATCAATGATAGTTCCTTCAAGGACGTTTTGCATC ATAGAAGCTATCATGAACGATTTTATCCAATTGGAGCCTCAGTCTAATGTGTTTGAAGCTGAAACAATGATTGAAG GAACACTTGATGGATTTTCGTTTGATTCGGAAGAGGAGGCAGATAAATTGCCTAAATCTTCTGTTCATCAAAGCGATCAAAAAAATGGAAAAGGAGACCAACCAGATGCGAAGACCAAAATCGAGAAGTCATCG GGTACGGCACATAAGAAGGCAAAAAGTACTGCAAGGCCATCCAAGAAAGCAGCAAAGAAGTCTCAAGTAgtaaagaaaacaaaaaggaaGAAATGA
- the LOC105049315 gene encoding uncharacterized protein encodes MSPAPIGAPLPEPSLPPRKRFSDLRSVRWRIDLGILPSSPSASIEDLRRVTADSRRRYASLRRRLLIDPHLPKDGSRSPDIAMDNPLSQNPDSTWGRFFRNAELDRMVNQDLTRLYPEDDSYLQSPSCQAMLRRILLLWCLRRPEYGYRQGMHELLAPLVYVLHADLDHLSQVQKLYENCFKDEFDGISFSESDLVSNSGFTKITNWDTVTDKDSDFHESTLTVSSLDDLDPNARDIFLLSDAYGAEGELGVVLSERFIEHDAYCMFDGLMNGAHGVVAMADFFSPSPAIGSSTGLPPIIEASSALYHLLSIVDSSLHSHLVELGVEPQYFALRWLRVLFGREFSLDDLLVIWDELFSFPNGTCIDNDAEYNFKILSSPRGAFIAAMAVSVLLHLRSSLLATEHATSCLQRLLNFPKNVDINKLIEKARSLQVLALDSNVSSSSSPRSFNRNKLVIGRDYSLPTGSASPKTPLYPLPDSYWEEKWRVLHKAEPLLKGNNDHTVSGRTIKKALVQRFGLSRTESDPSPTKPGSEKKVSRSSVRRRLLDDLSRDMNLEADHGKSECEEVPGIANNKESVSVEEDAAQDFPEEPADKNTIGRTSDCMAEEACLSGENSSVFSTATSPHSMGNDHDNDSEKSSVTSNSFVGDNDEEMIHGEECCNHCDDNQPVQDPETTSSTTIKPETDVSLKQVAVSREQRPLSGKFQWFWKFGRGSGEGNVEKGGHEDLQRSPAAGNVNKDVLGSSASDGCCNSCGVGKKKDLGEKKVMGTLKNLGQSMLENIQVIEAVFQQDRGQPGSQENLTNNILGGKGQVTAMTALKELRKISNILCEM; translated from the exons ATGTCCCCAGCTCCAATCGGGGCTCCATTGCCGGAGCCCTCGCTCCCACCCCGGAAGAGATTCTCGGATCTCCGGAGCGTCCGGTGGCGTATCGATCTTGGGATATTGCCGAGCTCGCCATCCGCTTCGATCGAAGATCTCCGGCGCGTCACGGCAGATTCTCGGAGGAG ATATGCCAGCCTGAGGCGTCGCCTTCTAATAGATCCTCATCTCCCTAAAGATGGAAGCAGGTCTCCAGATATTGCCATGGACAATCCCTTGTCACAAAACCCAG ACAGCACATGGGGCCGCTTCTTTCGAAATGCTGAATTGGATAGAATGGTGAACCAAGATCTGACACGGTTGTATCCGGAAGATGATAGCTACCTTCAATCACCTTCATGCCAGGCAATGTTAAGAAGAATACTATTATTATGGTGTCTTCGTCGTCCAGAGTATGGATATCGTCAAG GAATGCATGAACTGTTGGCTCCTCTGGTGTATGTACTTCATGCTGATCTGGATCATTTATCTCAAGTGCAAAAACTCTATGAAAACTGTTTTAAGGATGAATTCGATGGGATATCTTTCTCCGAAAGTGACCTTGTCTCCAATTCTGGATTTACAAAAATCACAAACTGGGATACAGTGACTGACAAGGACAGTGATTTCCACGAAAGCACACTCACAGTTAGCAGCTTGGATGATCTTGATCCCAATGCAAGGGACATTTTTTTGTTAAGTGATGCTTATGGAGCGGAAGGCGAGCTGGGTGTTGTCTTATCTGAGAGATTTATCGAACATGATGCCTATTGCATGTTTGATGGCTTGATGAATGGGGCTCATGGCGTGGTTGCTATGGCAGATTTTTTCTCTCCCTCACCTGCCATTGGATCTAGCACAGGATTACCTCCTATAATTGAAGCCTCATCTGCATTGTATCATTTGCTCTCAATTGTGGACTCATCTCTTCACAGTCATCTTGTTGAGCTTGGTGTGGAACCTCAGTACTTTGCACTCCGATGGCTGCGTGTTCTGTTTGGACGTGAATTTTCCCTTGATGATCTCTTAGTAATTTGGGATGAACTATTTTCTTTTCCGAATGGTACATGCATAGACAATGATGCAGAATACAATTTCAAGATCTTATCCTCTCCTCGAGGGGCATTTATCGCAGCAATGGCTGTATCGGTGCTTCTTCACCTACGATCTTCGCTCTTAGCCACTGAACATGCTACTTCTTGTCTCCAGAGGTTATTAAACTTCCCTAAGAATGTTGACATAAACAAGCTGATAGAGAAGGCAAGGTCGTTGCAGGTTCTTGCTCTGGATTCAAACGTCTCCTCGTCTTCATCACCAAGAAGTTTTAACAGGAATAAGTTGGTGATTGGCAGAGATTATAGTCTTCCAACTGGTTCAGCTTCTCCCAAGACTCCACTCTACCCATTACCAGATAGTTATTGGGAAGAGAAATGGAGAGTGTTGCATAAGGCTGAACCTCTTCTCAAGGGGAATAATGATCATACAGTTTCAGGTCGAACAATAAAGAAGGCTTTGGTTCAAAGATTTGGTCTATCTAGGACAGAATCAGATCCTTCTCCAACAAAGCCTGGGAGTGAGAAGAAGGTTTCTCGGTCTTCTGTTAGGCGTAGGCTCTTGGATGATTTGTCTCGAGATATGAATTTGGAAGCAGATCATGGTAAGTCAGAATGTGAGGAAGTTCCTGGTATTGCAAATAACAAAGAGTCTGTCTCTGTGGAAGAAGATGCAGCTCAGGATTTTCCCGAGGAACCGGCTGATAAAAATACTATTGGAAGGACGTCAGACTGCATGGCTGAAGAGGCATGTTTGAGTGGTGAGAATTCTTCAGTCTTTTCTACGGCTACCAGTCCTCATAGCATGGGCAATGATCATGACAATGACTCGGAAAAAAGTAGTGTCACCTCAAATTCATTTGttggtgataatgatgaagaaatGATTCATGGGGAGGAATGCTGCAATCACTGTGATGATAATCAACCAGTTCAAGACCCTGAAACCACTTCTTCAACCACGATTAAACCTGAAACAGATGTATCCTTGAAACAGGTAGCTGTTTCAAGGGAACAAAGACCACTCTCTGGTAAATTTCAGTGGTTTTGGAAGTTCGGTAGAGGCTCTGGTGAAGGGAATGTTGAAAAGGGAGGACATGAGGATTTGCAAAGATCCCCTGCCGCTGGAAATGTAAATAAGGATGTCCTAGGCAGTTCAGCTTCTGATGGATGCTGTAATTCTTGTGGGGTCGGTAAGAAGAAGGATCTGGGAGAGAAGAAAGTGATGGGCACATTGAAAAATCTGGGGCAATCTATGCTTGAGAATATTCAG GTGATCGAGGCAGTCTTCCAGCAAGATCGGGGTCAGCCTGGTTCGCAGGAGAACTTGACAAACAACATTCTTGGTGGCAAAGGTCAAGTTACAGCCATGACAGCTCTCAAGGAGCTTCGCAAGATAAGCAACATATTATGTGAGATGTGA